Proteins encoded within one genomic window of uncultured Draconibacterium sp.:
- a CDS encoding amidohydrolase family protein gives MKFFKALILLFVMTSCTQKEKVDLIVSGGSVYTIDDAFSIVESFAVSNGKIVAVGTSQEINDKYESDNMIDAEGKFIYPGFNDAHCHFNGYAQGLMQYADLRGTKSPEEIYELLKEHHDKFGGEWILGRSWDQNDWEDTSFPDKAKLDELFPDIPVYLVRVDGHAGWCNSKVMELTGISANTKVQGGEVLLKNGEPTGILIDNAMGFVGKLIPEITADQQQKGLLEAQKNCFAAGLTSVTDCGLDKATILLMDEMQEVGNLKMRVNAMLNPTQENFDYFVKKGEAYKTDRLLVNTIKIYADGALGSRGALLMADYSDDKGNSGLQIETQDYYDMICQLAYDNNFAVATHAIGDGGNRLMLDTYGKFLKGKNDRRWRIEHSQIINPGDFKKFAEFSIVPSVQPTHCTSDMYWAEDRLGPERIKGAYAYQTLLQQNGWLPAGTDFPVENIYPLYTFYAAVFRTDHEGWPEGGWHKDEGLTREQTLRAMTSWAAKSSFEEDEKGALTPGMWADFVVLDTDLMSASPEEVLDTKVLSTWSAGEKVFEL, from the coding sequence ATGAAATTTTTCAAAGCATTAATCCTATTATTTGTAATGACATCGTGTACACAAAAAGAAAAAGTTGACCTGATTGTTTCAGGAGGTTCGGTTTATACTATTGATGATGCATTCTCGATTGTTGAGTCGTTTGCAGTTAGTAACGGGAAAATTGTAGCAGTTGGAACTTCGCAGGAAATCAACGATAAATACGAGTCGGATAATATGATTGATGCCGAGGGCAAGTTTATTTACCCGGGTTTTAACGATGCACACTGTCATTTTAACGGCTATGCGCAGGGTTTGATGCAATATGCCGATTTACGCGGAACAAAAAGTCCGGAAGAGATTTATGAGTTGTTAAAAGAGCACCACGATAAATTTGGTGGCGAATGGATTCTAGGCCGCAGTTGGGATCAGAACGATTGGGAAGACACTAGTTTTCCTGACAAAGCAAAACTGGATGAATTGTTTCCTGATATTCCGGTTTACCTGGTTCGTGTTGACGGACACGCTGGTTGGTGCAACTCGAAAGTGATGGAGCTGACAGGAATTTCGGCAAATACGAAAGTTCAGGGAGGGGAAGTGTTACTGAAAAATGGCGAACCTACCGGAATTTTGATCGACAATGCCATGGGATTTGTTGGAAAGCTGATTCCAGAGATTACTGCGGATCAGCAGCAAAAAGGTTTGTTGGAAGCACAGAAAAACTGTTTTGCTGCCGGTCTGACATCGGTTACTGATTGCGGGCTGGATAAAGCAACCATTTTGCTCATGGATGAAATGCAGGAGGTCGGCAACTTAAAAATGAGGGTGAACGCCATGCTGAATCCTACGCAGGAGAATTTCGATTATTTTGTGAAAAAGGGAGAAGCCTATAAAACCGATCGTTTGCTGGTGAATACCATAAAAATTTATGCCGATGGTGCGCTGGGATCACGAGGTGCATTGTTGATGGCGGATTATTCGGATGACAAAGGAAACAGTGGCCTGCAGATTGAAACGCAGGATTATTACGATATGATTTGCCAGTTGGCTTACGACAATAATTTTGCTGTAGCCACACATGCCATTGGCGACGGTGGTAACCGCTTAATGCTTGATACTTACGGTAAGTTTCTGAAAGGGAAAAACGATCGTCGCTGGCGGATCGAACATTCGCAAATTATTAATCCCGGTGATTTTAAAAAATTTGCCGAATTTTCGATTGTGCCTTCTGTTCAGCCAACGCACTGTACAAGCGATATGTACTGGGCCGAAGACCGGTTGGGGCCGGAGCGGATTAAAGGTGCCTACGCCTATCAAACTTTGTTGCAGCAAAATGGCTGGTTGCCTGCCGGAACCGATTTTCCGGTAGAAAATATTTATCCGCTGTACACGTTTTATGCTGCGGTATTTCGCACCGATCATGAAGGTTGGCCTGAAGGCGGCTGGCACAAAGACGAAGGATTAACACGCGAACAAACGCTGCGAGCAATGACAAGCTGGGCTGCTAAATCATCGTTCGAAGAAGATGAAAAAGGCGCTTTAACTCCGGGAATGTGGGCCGACTTTGTGGTATTGGATACTGATCTGATGAGTGCTTCGCCCGAAGAAGTGTTGGATACGAAAGTACTAAGTACCTGGAGCGCCGGGGAGAAAGTATTCGAGTTGTAG